DNA from Kryptolebias marmoratus isolate JLee-2015 linkage group LG15, ASM164957v2, whole genome shotgun sequence:
ATTACCACTGATTAGAGCGACCGTAAAGAGATGCGTGATTGTGATTTTGACAACAGCCATTAATCAGGTCTTTCCAACTAATTTTGTTGAATAGCAGACGCAGTACTTGTGGGGTTATGTAATGTTCTTTTTCAATCAAGCCTCCACTATAGTGTCATAAAACTTTGcaataaaagtctaaaaagtTCAAGTTGGTGAGTGATGATGTAGTAAGAGCAGGTACCTGTACATTTCAACATTACAGCTTAATTGCAGTCACAATTTTTTAGTTTCAGTGGTAAAGCGTGTGTCCAATCCTCCTAAGTATTACCTTGTCCATGTGTCCCTCAGTGGACTGAGCAGAATGGCTGGAGTCCCTCTGAAGATGCCTCAGGTTCCTGCCTTACAGGAAGTCAAAGATGATGTCAGAGTTACCGTGCCGAACTACCTCTCCATACTGCAGGAGACAGAGGTGAGTGAGTTCTCCTCCATGTGTGGACTGTGAGGACTTCTCCTGTGTTTTCTTATGACTCTTTTACAAgcaagaaaatctgttttatatgctgctgttctgctcattaCCACAGCTCTTActgaaaaatcacaacttttactaaatgttttttaaacgtATTCGAGATAAATAGAAAGATCAAGATAGTGTCTGCACCTGTAAAAGCTGTGCTCTTTACATGCATTGTTATTATATCAGCAGTGATGCCTTCAGGGGATAGtttggggttctgtggaattGTTATCAAtggtcagtgtcttacctgtagtagacagcagtcagagtggTCTCGGCTTGGTGAATCAGAGAGAAGTTCTCAGGAAGGAATCACATTATCAGATTGGGGCTGATCTCAGAGCAGATTTATTTACCATTTAGAGCAACCATAACCTCAAAAAATTCATAGCACATCCACATGAACttcaacacatttttcatttgcttCGTGGTCCAGTTCTTTTGTTTATCACCTCAGACTGGATGATGACCCAGCTGCAACATAAAAAGAATCACCCAGAGTATGGAGGGTTTTTGCGGTCTCTTGGTGAGATCTAAAtggaaactgttttaaaacagacattgagtcttttttcttttttttctactgtatGTTTAGACTGCCCAATTAAtgggaaatagaaaaaaaccatcagaacattttaaagacctAATTTCTCTGCATGAATAGGATCATgttcatttttcaacaaaatcatAATGCAGTTTagatatttcttatttttaaatgtgtttttattgtagtttcACTCTAGAGCAGTATATGAACAGACTCATTTTGATATTCCTGcatgcttttgttttagctaaATAGTGaaagtgatgacagaagagaatgTTGGTCTAGACAGTCAGTCATCCAAGACAGGGGAATCTGGAGTGCTTGAACAGAAGGCAACTGGTcctctgttcttgttttaggAAACATAATTGTCCTTCATTGAGGcactttgaaatgaaaaatgccAGATGACAGAATGGTCCTTTTGACATTGATGTTTGTTCATGTGACAGTATGAATTCAGCTTGGAGCACTGGGTGCTAACTGGACTACAGAACGGCTTCACCAACCATCAGCGACCtcagccctccacctcctcctcatcatcatcctcatcaggACTTTCGGCATCCTGTCCACCGTACTGGATGATGTTCAGCAGCCCGCAGCAGAGCCGCCTGGCTAGCCGCCACAGCTCTGACTTCTGGGAGCCCAACCCCCGACAGCGCTCCAACAGCCTGAACCCTGCTGTCCTTCGCACCAAGGTCACCATCTCGGACTCTGAGGACGAAGGAGAGAATACCACACAGAAAGTCAAGACGGATGGGTCAGAGAAAGCCAGCCCGGTGAAGGCTTGCACCGCCGTTCCATGTCAGAGTGGTCAGAGGAAAGCACAGAAAGCTTTTGTCCCTGACCTTCTGAGTCCCCTGTCCTGTCTGAGCAGCCTGCCCCACCAGCGCAGGAAGAACCTGCGGCAGTGTTCCCTTTCAGCGATGGACCGGACCACACAGCAGGAGTCCAACTCAGAGAGCCTCTCCTCACGTAGAGCCACCAACATCAGAGCCAACACAGTCCACCCAATCATCAGCAACCAAAACCCAGGTGATATGGTAAGATATCAGCATGGGACACATTTGAAGAAGATGATGGATATTCAGGCTGTTTAACCCAGATGAGGGAATTTTCTATGAATATGATGCTGAATTTGTTTATTGAAATTTTAGTTATATTTGGATATGAATTCAGTTAAACACAGTAAGagtgaacagaaaaacacaaaattcaaaatggtATATAATCTCTCAACagaattaaatacatttatccagtcttatttttacaaaactgtttaAGTAAATAATAACATATTAAGAAACAATCTTGATTTGAGTAAAGCCTGATGTATTATTATGAAATTATATGTAGCAATTGTCATTGATGGTAAGAGTGAATTACAGTGATGCACTAACAGGGACTTTTCAAACCAGGttttttcataaacaaagttataaaaaatgACTGACATTTTTTCTGGCAAAGTAAAGAAGGGTAAAAACTCAATAAGGTAAAATCCAATCAGaagaaggttaaaggtcattttaacCTGTATTTGACTTTGGTAATATAAACAGGATCACAGCCTCGTTGTTGTGAAGACTTCTGGCTGTGTGGCAAATCTTTGAAATCGTATTTATGActaaaatgcagctttaaataaaacatggtaAAGGTTCGGTGACTGgaatacaaaaatacatttggATTGTTAAAAATGCTTTACAATTTAATAACAATTAAGatattaaattaaagcaaatttttAAACACTGGAGCACAAAAAGCTTCCACACGTTGTGCACAagttctgaaatgtttaaaacaaaccagcagaTGGTGCTGAACATTAGGAAAGCTTCATTTAGGCATCACTAACATTACAACTTGTCAGAATAAGTTTAGCACTTGCCAGCCAGTTAATCACAATATCTgcatataaaaacacaatcacagctttctcttttttcagcaaccatcttgttttaatttaatatcaAAAAAGGATCTGAAGCAGAATTAGTAACAGAATGACTCCACGCTTTAAAAGGCCTTTGTTATGCCGTCCACGTCACCCATGGGTGAAAGACCTGCGTTTCTCTGTAGTTACCATGAGGACACGCTAAAGCTCGGGGATTTACCTTCTCCTGAGCTTCGCAGTAAATCCACGCGTCTAAGCAGCACCACTCAGGATCCCTGAGAATACCATCAGCACAACTCACAACCCTCTGAGTGTATTTATAGACCGGCAGGTACAGATTTAACCACCGAGGGCACACATCTTCAAGTGCCCTGTAATTCTTGCATGAATGCCAGCCCTGTTATCTGAAAGAGCAGATCAATTCTTTCACTTCACATTTCCAAAATGCTTTCAGGGATTTAGGGTCTAAAAATAAGCAGCATAAAGTCAGGCAGGTTAAAAATGGCTGATGGGGATTAGAAAGCACGAGTCCTCTGTGTTTCTCAGCAAGGCAGAATGTTTGACTCCAGCCTGCTGTCAGAATCTCATCCATTAAGATCACATTAAAGTGCCTGACTCtgctatttctgttttattgtttttttctccattatttCACCCTGTACTCTTTCTGCTGTCTCTTAGACGCCTCAGAGGCCAGACTCCAGCAGAACCCCCCATACCAGCTCTGCTGTGGACTCCTCTGCAGAGCTCCTGTCTGCTCTGAGCCAAGAGGAGAGGGAGCTGCTGGGGGCCATCACTGCCCGAGGCTACCCTCTCCATACTGCTATCATCGCCCTGCAGAGGACAGGGCCACAGACCCCAGATCAGGTCGGAGTCAGATCCAACACAGTTCATGTTGCAGGAGACAGACTTTGGTTGGACAAAGCTGTTGTAGTTGCCACATCAGCCTGAAGCTTTTGCATAAAACTCTATGTCTGCTGTTTGTATTTTCCACTTTTACTAACAAT
Protein-coding regions in this window:
- the ubap1lb gene encoding ubiquitin-associated protein 1-like, which codes for MAGVPLKMPQVPALQEVKDDVRVTVPNYLSILQETEYEFSLEHWVLTGLQNGFTNHQRPQPSTSSSSSSSSGLSASCPPYWMMFSSPQQSRLASRHSSDFWEPNPRQRSNSLNPAVLRTKVTISDSEDEGENTTQKVKTDGSEKASPVKACTAVPCQSGQRKAQKAFVPDLLSPLSCLSSLPHQRRKNLRQCSLSAMDRTTQQESNSESLSSRRATNIRANTVHPIISNQNPGDMTPQRPDSSRTPHTSSAVDSSAELLSALSQEERELLGAITARGYPLHTAIIALQRTGPQTPDQILSYLVACDHLCQMGYDMAQVEEALEIFQNCETKAEEFLHLLSQFNEMGFQQNAIKEVLLVHENHRERALEELMMRVA